The Bos mutus isolate GX-2022 chromosome 7, NWIPB_WYAK_1.1, whole genome shotgun sequence genome window below encodes:
- the BRD8 gene encoding bromodomain-containing protein 8 isoform X7: MATGTGKHKLLSTGPTEPWSIREKLCLASSVMRSGDQNWVSVSRAIKPFAEPGRPPDWFSQKHCASQYSELLETTETPKRKRGEKGEVVETVEDVIVRKLTAERVEELKKVIKETQEKYRRLKRDAELIQAGHMDSRLDELCNDIAMKKKLEEEEAEVKRKATDAAYQARQAVKTPPRRLPTVMVRSPIDSASPGGDYPLGDLSATTMEEAASGVNESEMAVASGHLNSTGVLLEVGGVLPMIHGGEMQQTPSTVAASPAASGTPTLSRLLEAGPTQFTTPLASFTTVASEPPVKLVAPPVESVSQATIVMMPALPAPSSAPAVSTPESVAPVSQPDTCVPMEAVGDPHTVTVSMDSNEISMIINSIKEECFRSGVAEAPGGSKAPSIDGKEDLDLAEKMDIAVSYTGEELDFETVGDIIAIIEDKVDDHPEVLDVAAVEAALSFCEENDDPQSLPGPWEHSIQQERDKPVPLPAPEMTVKQERLDFEDTESKGIHELVDIREPGVEIKMEPAEPEQGISGAEMVSGVVPATNMEPPELRSQDLDEEPRSIATGEITEADVSSRKGDETPLTAVKTEASPESMLSPSHVVSNPIEDPLEAETQHKFEMSDSLKEESGTIFGSQIKDAPGEDEEEDGVSEAASLEEPKEEDQGEGYLSEMDNEPPVSESDDGFSIHNATLQSHTLADSIPSSPASSQFSVCSEDQEAIQAQKIWKKAIMLVWRAAANHRYANVFLQPVTDDIAPGYHSIVQRPMDLSTIKKNIENGLIRSTAEFQRDIMLMFQNAVMYNSSDHDVYHMAVEMQRDVLEQIQQFLATQLIMQTSESGISAKSLRGRDSTRKQDASEKDSVPMGSPAFLLSLFDGGTRGRRCAIEADMKMKK; encoded by the exons ATGGCGACGGGAACGGGCA AACATAAGCTGCTGAGTACTGGCCCTACAGAGCCATGGTCCATCCGAGAAAAGCTGTGTTTAGCGTCTTCTGTCATGAGGAGTGGCGATCAAAATTG GGTATCAGTTAGCAGAGCAATCAAGCCCTTTGCAGAACCTGGCCGCCCTCCAGACTGGTTCTCTCAAAAA CACTGTGCTTCCCAGTACTCAGAGCTTCTAGAGACCACTGAGACCCCAAA aCGGAAACGGGGTGAAAAGGGAGAAGTGGTAGAAACCGTTGAAGATGTCATTGTTCGGAAACTGACTGCTGAGCGAGTTGAGGAACTAAAGAAAGTGATAAAAGAAACCCAGGAAAAATATAG ACGACTGAAAAGAGATGCAGAACTAATTCAAGCTGGGCACATGGACAGCAGACTGGATGAACTTTGCAATGACATTGCGAT gaaaaagaaactgGAAGAAGAGGAGGCTGAAGTAAAGAGGAAGGCTACAGATGCAGCATATCAGG CCCGTCAAGCAGTAAAAACACCCCCTCGGAGGCTACCTACTGTGATGGTCCGCTCTCCTATAGATTCTGCCTCCCCTGGAGGTGATTATCCACTTGGGGACTTGtctgcaaccactatggaagaggCCGCCTCTGGG GTCAATGAGAGTGAAATGGCTGTGGCTTCTGGCCACCTGAACAGTACAGGTGTCCTCTTGGAGGTAGGCGGGGTCCTTCCCATGATACATGGTGGGGAGATGCAGCAAACACCCAGCACTGTTGCAGCCTCCCCTGCTGCCTCAG GTACTCCCACTCTTTCCCGGCTTTTAGAAGCTGGTCCTACACAGTTCACCACACCTCTTGCTTCCTTCACTACTGTTGCCAGTGAACCTCCAGTTAAACTTGTGGCACCCCCTGTAGAATCTGTATCCCAGGCTACCATTGTCATGATGCCTGCGCTGCCAGCACCATCCTCTGCTCCGGCTGTCTCCACTCCTGAGAGTGTAGCTCCAG TGAGTCAGCCTGACACCTGTGTTCCCATGGAGGCTGTGGGGGATCCACATACTGTGACTGTTTCCATGGATAGCAATGAAATCTCCATGATCATCAATTCTATCAAAGAAGAGTGTTTCCGATCAGGGGTAGCAGAGGCCCCCGGAGGATCAAAGGCCCCCAGCATTGATGGGAAGGAAGATTTAGATCTGGCTGAGAAGATGGATATTGCAGTGTCTTACACAGGTGAAGAGCTGGATTTTGAAACTGTTGGGGACATCATTGCCATCATCGAGGACAAG GTAGATGATCATCCCGAAGTGCTGGATGTGGCCGCAGTGGAAGCAGCACTGTCATTCTGTGAAGAGAATGATGATCCCCAGTCACTCCCTGGCCCCTGGGAGCACTCTATCCAGCAGGAACGGGATAAGCCAGTACCTCTCCCTGCACCAGAGATGACAGTCAAGCAAGAGAGGCTGGACTTTGAAGacacagaaagcaaaggaatCCATGAACTGGTGGACATCAGGGAGCCTGGTGTTGAGATCAAAATGGAACCTGCAGAACCAGAGCAAGGCATTTCAGGGGCTGAAATGGTATCTGGAGTTGTTCCAGCCACAAATATGGAGCCACCAGAACTCAGGAGTCAGGACTTAGACGAGGAACCCAGAAGTATAGCAACTGGAGAAATTACTGAAGCAGATGTTTCCAGTAGGAAAGGTGATGAGACTCCGCTTACAGCAGTGAAGACAGAG GCATCCCCTGAAAGCATGTTGTCTCCATCACATGTTGTCTCAAATCCCATTGAAGATCCTTTAGAGGCAGAGACTCAGCACAAGTTTGAAATGtcag ACTCATTGAAAGAAGAATCAGGGACTATTTTTGGAAGCCAGATAAAG GATGCCCCAGGTGAGGATGAGGAGGAAGATGGAGTCAGTGAAGCGGCAAGCCTAGAGGAGCCTAAGGAAGAAGATCAAGGAGAAGGCTATTTGTCAGAAATGGATAACGAACCCCCTGTGAGTGAGAGTGACGATGGCTTTAGCATTCACAATGCTACGCTACAGTCCCACACACTGGCAGACTCCATCCCCAGCAGCCCTGCTTCTTCACAGTT CTCTGTCTGTAGTGAGGATCAGGAAGCTATTCAGGCACAGAAAATCTGGAAGAAAGCCATCATGCTTGTATGGAGAGCTGCAGCTAATCATAG GTATGCCAATGTCTTCCTCCAGCCTGTTACAGATGACATAGCACCTGGCTACCACAGCATTGTACAGAG GCCTATGGATTTGTCAACTattaagaaaaacattgaaaatgGACTGATCCGCAGCACAGCTGAATTTCAGCGTGACATTATGCTGATGTTCCAGAATGCTGTGATGTATAATAGCTCAGACCACGATGTCTACCATATGGCAGTAGAAATGCAGCGAGATGTTTTGGAGCAGATCCAG CAATTCCTGGCCACACAGTTGATTATGCAAACCTCTGAGTCTGGGATCAGTGCTAAAAGTCTTCGAGGCAGAGATTCTACCCGCAAACAGGATGCTTCAGAGAAG GACAGTGTCCCCATGGGctctcctgccttccttctctctctcttt GATGGGGGAACCAGGGGGCGCCGCTGTGCCATTGAAGCTGATATGAAGATGAAAAAGTGA
- the BRD8 gene encoding bromodomain-containing protein 8 isoform X8, translating to MATGTGKHKLLSTGPTEPWSIREKLCLASSVMRSGDQNWVSVSRAIKPFAEPGRPPDWFSQKHCASQYSELLETTETPKRKRGEKGEVVETVEDVIVRKLTAERVEELKKVIKETQEKYRRLKRDAELIQAGHMDSRLDELCNDIAMKKKLEEEEAEVKRKATDAAYQARQAVKTPPRRLPTVMVRSPIDSASPGGDYPLGDLSATTMEEAASGVTPGTLPSTPVTSFPGIPDTLPPGSAPLEAPMTPVTDDSPQKKMLGQKATPPPSPLLSELLKKGSLLPTSPRLVNESEMAVASGHLNSTGVLLEVGGVLPMIHGGEMQQTPSTVAASPAASVSQPDTCVPMEAVGDPHTVTVSMDSNEISMIINSIKEECFRSGVAEAPGGSKAPSIDGKEDLDLAEKMDIAVSYTGEELDFETVGDIIAIIEDKVDDHPEVLDVAAVEAALSFCEENDDPQSLPGPWEHSIQQERDKPVPLPAPEMTVKQERLDFEDTESKGIHELVDIREPGVEIKMEPAEPEQGISGAEMVSGVVPATNMEPPELRSQDLDEEPRSIATGEITEADVSSRKGDETPLTAVKTEASPESMLSPSHVVSNPIEDPLEAETQHKFEMSDSLKEESGTIFGSQIKDAPGEDEEEDGVSEAASLEEPKEEDQGEGYLSEMDNEPPVSESDDGFSIHNATLQSHTLADSIPSSPASSQFSVCSEDQEAIQAQKIWKKAIMLVWRAAANHRYANVFLQPVTDDIAPGYHSIVQRPMDLSTIKKNIENGLIRSTAEFQRDIMLMFQNAVMYNSSDHDVYHMAVEMQRDVLEQIQQFLATQLIMQTSESGISAKSLRGRDSTRKQDASEKDGGTRGRRCAIEADMKMKK from the exons ATGGCGACGGGAACGGGCA AACATAAGCTGCTGAGTACTGGCCCTACAGAGCCATGGTCCATCCGAGAAAAGCTGTGTTTAGCGTCTTCTGTCATGAGGAGTGGCGATCAAAATTG GGTATCAGTTAGCAGAGCAATCAAGCCCTTTGCAGAACCTGGCCGCCCTCCAGACTGGTTCTCTCAAAAA CACTGTGCTTCCCAGTACTCAGAGCTTCTAGAGACCACTGAGACCCCAAA aCGGAAACGGGGTGAAAAGGGAGAAGTGGTAGAAACCGTTGAAGATGTCATTGTTCGGAAACTGACTGCTGAGCGAGTTGAGGAACTAAAGAAAGTGATAAAAGAAACCCAGGAAAAATATAG ACGACTGAAAAGAGATGCAGAACTAATTCAAGCTGGGCACATGGACAGCAGACTGGATGAACTTTGCAATGACATTGCGAT gaaaaagaaactgGAAGAAGAGGAGGCTGAAGTAAAGAGGAAGGCTACAGATGCAGCATATCAGG CCCGTCAAGCAGTAAAAACACCCCCTCGGAGGCTACCTACTGTGATGGTCCGCTCTCCTATAGATTCTGCCTCCCCTGGAGGTGATTATCCACTTGGGGACTTGtctgcaaccactatggaagaggCCGCCTCTGGG GTAACCCCTGGGACTTTGCCGAGTACCCCAGTCACCTCGTTTCCTGGAATTCCTGACACCCTTCCTCCAGGCTCTGCACCCTTAGAAGCCCCCATGACCCCAGTAACAGATGATTCACCCCAGAAAAAGATGCTTGGACAGAAAGCAActccacccccttcccctctgcTGTCAGAGCTCTTGAAGAAGGGCAGCCTCCTGCCTACTAGCCCCAGACTG GTCAATGAGAGTGAAATGGCTGTGGCTTCTGGCCACCTGAACAGTACAGGTGTCCTCTTGGAGGTAGGCGGGGTCCTTCCCATGATACATGGTGGGGAGATGCAGCAAACACCCAGCACTGTTGCAGCCTCCCCTGCTGCCTCAG TGAGTCAGCCTGACACCTGTGTTCCCATGGAGGCTGTGGGGGATCCACATACTGTGACTGTTTCCATGGATAGCAATGAAATCTCCATGATCATCAATTCTATCAAAGAAGAGTGTTTCCGATCAGGGGTAGCAGAGGCCCCCGGAGGATCAAAGGCCCCCAGCATTGATGGGAAGGAAGATTTAGATCTGGCTGAGAAGATGGATATTGCAGTGTCTTACACAGGTGAAGAGCTGGATTTTGAAACTGTTGGGGACATCATTGCCATCATCGAGGACAAG GTAGATGATCATCCCGAAGTGCTGGATGTGGCCGCAGTGGAAGCAGCACTGTCATTCTGTGAAGAGAATGATGATCCCCAGTCACTCCCTGGCCCCTGGGAGCACTCTATCCAGCAGGAACGGGATAAGCCAGTACCTCTCCCTGCACCAGAGATGACAGTCAAGCAAGAGAGGCTGGACTTTGAAGacacagaaagcaaaggaatCCATGAACTGGTGGACATCAGGGAGCCTGGTGTTGAGATCAAAATGGAACCTGCAGAACCAGAGCAAGGCATTTCAGGGGCTGAAATGGTATCTGGAGTTGTTCCAGCCACAAATATGGAGCCACCAGAACTCAGGAGTCAGGACTTAGACGAGGAACCCAGAAGTATAGCAACTGGAGAAATTACTGAAGCAGATGTTTCCAGTAGGAAAGGTGATGAGACTCCGCTTACAGCAGTGAAGACAGAG GCATCCCCTGAAAGCATGTTGTCTCCATCACATGTTGTCTCAAATCCCATTGAAGATCCTTTAGAGGCAGAGACTCAGCACAAGTTTGAAATGtcag ACTCATTGAAAGAAGAATCAGGGACTATTTTTGGAAGCCAGATAAAG GATGCCCCAGGTGAGGATGAGGAGGAAGATGGAGTCAGTGAAGCGGCAAGCCTAGAGGAGCCTAAGGAAGAAGATCAAGGAGAAGGCTATTTGTCAGAAATGGATAACGAACCCCCTGTGAGTGAGAGTGACGATGGCTTTAGCATTCACAATGCTACGCTACAGTCCCACACACTGGCAGACTCCATCCCCAGCAGCCCTGCTTCTTCACAGTT CTCTGTCTGTAGTGAGGATCAGGAAGCTATTCAGGCACAGAAAATCTGGAAGAAAGCCATCATGCTTGTATGGAGAGCTGCAGCTAATCATAG GTATGCCAATGTCTTCCTCCAGCCTGTTACAGATGACATAGCACCTGGCTACCACAGCATTGTACAGAG GCCTATGGATTTGTCAACTattaagaaaaacattgaaaatgGACTGATCCGCAGCACAGCTGAATTTCAGCGTGACATTATGCTGATGTTCCAGAATGCTGTGATGTATAATAGCTCAGACCACGATGTCTACCATATGGCAGTAGAAATGCAGCGAGATGTTTTGGAGCAGATCCAG CAATTCCTGGCCACACAGTTGATTATGCAAACCTCTGAGTCTGGGATCAGTGCTAAAAGTCTTCGAGGCAGAGATTCTACCCGCAAACAGGATGCTTCAGAGAAG GATGGGGGAACCAGGGGGCGCCGCTGTGCCATTGAAGCTGATATGAAGATGAAAAAGTGA
- the BRD8 gene encoding bromodomain-containing protein 8 isoform X5, which yields MATGTGKHKLLSTGPTEPWSIREKLCLASSVMRSGDQNWVSVSRAIKPFAEPGRPPDWFSQKHCASQYSELLETTETPKRKRGEKGEVVETVEDVIVRKLTAERVEELKKVIKETQEKYRRLKRDAELIQAGHMDSRLDELCNDIAMKKKLEEEEAEVKRKATDAAYQARQAVKTPPRRLPTVMVRSPIDSASPGGDYPLGDLSATTMEEAASGVTPGTLPSTPVTSFPGIPDTLPPGSAPLEAPMTPVTDDSPQKKMLGQKATPPPSPLLSELLKKGSLLPTSPRLVNESEMAVASGHLNSTGVLLEVGGVLPMIHGGEMQQTPSTVAASPAASGTPTLSRLLEAGPTQFTTPLASFTTVASEPPVKLVAPPVESVSQATIVMMPALPAPSSAPAVSTPESVAPVSQPDTCVPMEAVGDPHTVTVSMDSNEISMIINSIKEECFRSGVAEAPGGSKAPSIDGKEDLDLAEKMDIAVSYTGEELDFETVGDIIAIIEDKVDDHPEVLDVAAVEAALSFCEENDDPQSLPGPWEHSIQQERDKPVPLPAPEMTVKQERLDFEDTESKGIHELVDIREPGVEIKMEPAEPEQGISGAEMVSGVVPATNMEPPELRSQDLDEEPRSIATGEITEADVSSRKGDETPLTAVKTEASPESMLSPSHVVSNPIEDPLEAETQHKFEMSDSLKEESGTIFGSQIKDAPGEDEEEDGVSEAASLEEPKEEDQGEGYLSEMDNEPPVSESDDGFSIHNATLQSHTLADSIPSSPASSQFSVCSEDQEAIQAQKIWKKAIMLVWRAAANHRYANVFLQPVTDDIAPGYHSIVQRPMDLSTIKKNIENGLIRSTAEFQRDIMLMFQNAVMYNSSDHDVYHMAVEMQRDVLEQIQQFLATQLIMQTSESGISAKSLRGRDSTRKQDASEKDSVPMGSPAFLLSLFDGGTRGRRCAIEADMKMKK from the exons ATGGCGACGGGAACGGGCA AACATAAGCTGCTGAGTACTGGCCCTACAGAGCCATGGTCCATCCGAGAAAAGCTGTGTTTAGCGTCTTCTGTCATGAGGAGTGGCGATCAAAATTG GGTATCAGTTAGCAGAGCAATCAAGCCCTTTGCAGAACCTGGCCGCCCTCCAGACTGGTTCTCTCAAAAA CACTGTGCTTCCCAGTACTCAGAGCTTCTAGAGACCACTGAGACCCCAAA aCGGAAACGGGGTGAAAAGGGAGAAGTGGTAGAAACCGTTGAAGATGTCATTGTTCGGAAACTGACTGCTGAGCGAGTTGAGGAACTAAAGAAAGTGATAAAAGAAACCCAGGAAAAATATAG ACGACTGAAAAGAGATGCAGAACTAATTCAAGCTGGGCACATGGACAGCAGACTGGATGAACTTTGCAATGACATTGCGAT gaaaaagaaactgGAAGAAGAGGAGGCTGAAGTAAAGAGGAAGGCTACAGATGCAGCATATCAGG CCCGTCAAGCAGTAAAAACACCCCCTCGGAGGCTACCTACTGTGATGGTCCGCTCTCCTATAGATTCTGCCTCCCCTGGAGGTGATTATCCACTTGGGGACTTGtctgcaaccactatggaagaggCCGCCTCTGGG GTAACCCCTGGGACTTTGCCGAGTACCCCAGTCACCTCGTTTCCTGGAATTCCTGACACCCTTCCTCCAGGCTCTGCACCCTTAGAAGCCCCCATGACCCCAGTAACAGATGATTCACCCCAGAAAAAGATGCTTGGACAGAAAGCAActccacccccttcccctctgcTGTCAGAGCTCTTGAAGAAGGGCAGCCTCCTGCCTACTAGCCCCAGACTG GTCAATGAGAGTGAAATGGCTGTGGCTTCTGGCCACCTGAACAGTACAGGTGTCCTCTTGGAGGTAGGCGGGGTCCTTCCCATGATACATGGTGGGGAGATGCAGCAAACACCCAGCACTGTTGCAGCCTCCCCTGCTGCCTCAG GTACTCCCACTCTTTCCCGGCTTTTAGAAGCTGGTCCTACACAGTTCACCACACCTCTTGCTTCCTTCACTACTGTTGCCAGTGAACCTCCAGTTAAACTTGTGGCACCCCCTGTAGAATCTGTATCCCAGGCTACCATTGTCATGATGCCTGCGCTGCCAGCACCATCCTCTGCTCCGGCTGTCTCCACTCCTGAGAGTGTAGCTCCAG TGAGTCAGCCTGACACCTGTGTTCCCATGGAGGCTGTGGGGGATCCACATACTGTGACTGTTTCCATGGATAGCAATGAAATCTCCATGATCATCAATTCTATCAAAGAAGAGTGTTTCCGATCAGGGGTAGCAGAGGCCCCCGGAGGATCAAAGGCCCCCAGCATTGATGGGAAGGAAGATTTAGATCTGGCTGAGAAGATGGATATTGCAGTGTCTTACACAGGTGAAGAGCTGGATTTTGAAACTGTTGGGGACATCATTGCCATCATCGAGGACAAG GTAGATGATCATCCCGAAGTGCTGGATGTGGCCGCAGTGGAAGCAGCACTGTCATTCTGTGAAGAGAATGATGATCCCCAGTCACTCCCTGGCCCCTGGGAGCACTCTATCCAGCAGGAACGGGATAAGCCAGTACCTCTCCCTGCACCAGAGATGACAGTCAAGCAAGAGAGGCTGGACTTTGAAGacacagaaagcaaaggaatCCATGAACTGGTGGACATCAGGGAGCCTGGTGTTGAGATCAAAATGGAACCTGCAGAACCAGAGCAAGGCATTTCAGGGGCTGAAATGGTATCTGGAGTTGTTCCAGCCACAAATATGGAGCCACCAGAACTCAGGAGTCAGGACTTAGACGAGGAACCCAGAAGTATAGCAACTGGAGAAATTACTGAAGCAGATGTTTCCAGTAGGAAAGGTGATGAGACTCCGCTTACAGCAGTGAAGACAGAG GCATCCCCTGAAAGCATGTTGTCTCCATCACATGTTGTCTCAAATCCCATTGAAGATCCTTTAGAGGCAGAGACTCAGCACAAGTTTGAAATGtcag ACTCATTGAAAGAAGAATCAGGGACTATTTTTGGAAGCCAGATAAAG GATGCCCCAGGTGAGGATGAGGAGGAAGATGGAGTCAGTGAAGCGGCAAGCCTAGAGGAGCCTAAGGAAGAAGATCAAGGAGAAGGCTATTTGTCAGAAATGGATAACGAACCCCCTGTGAGTGAGAGTGACGATGGCTTTAGCATTCACAATGCTACGCTACAGTCCCACACACTGGCAGACTCCATCCCCAGCAGCCCTGCTTCTTCACAGTT CTCTGTCTGTAGTGAGGATCAGGAAGCTATTCAGGCACAGAAAATCTGGAAGAAAGCCATCATGCTTGTATGGAGAGCTGCAGCTAATCATAG GTATGCCAATGTCTTCCTCCAGCCTGTTACAGATGACATAGCACCTGGCTACCACAGCATTGTACAGAG GCCTATGGATTTGTCAACTattaagaaaaacattgaaaatgGACTGATCCGCAGCACAGCTGAATTTCAGCGTGACATTATGCTGATGTTCCAGAATGCTGTGATGTATAATAGCTCAGACCACGATGTCTACCATATGGCAGTAGAAATGCAGCGAGATGTTTTGGAGCAGATCCAG CAATTCCTGGCCACACAGTTGATTATGCAAACCTCTGAGTCTGGGATCAGTGCTAAAAGTCTTCGAGGCAGAGATTCTACCCGCAAACAGGATGCTTCAGAGAAG GACAGTGTCCCCATGGGctctcctgccttccttctctctctcttt GATGGGGGAACCAGGGGGCGCCGCTGTGCCATTGAAGCTGATATGAAGATGAAAAAGTGA
- the BRD8 gene encoding bromodomain-containing protein 8 isoform X6, translated as MATGTGKHKLLSTGPTEPWSIREKLCLASSVMRSGDQNWVSVSRAIKPFAEPGRPPDWFSQKHCASQYSELLETTETPKRKRGEKGEVVETVEDVIVRKLTAERVEELKKVIKETQEKYRRLKRDAELIQAGHMDSRLDELCNDIAMKKKLEEEEAEVKRKATDAAYQARQAVKTPPRRLPTVMVRSPIDSASPGGDYPLGDLSATTMEEAASGVTPGTLPSTPVTSFPGIPDTLPPGSAPLEAPMTPVTDDSPQKKMLGQKATPPPSPLLSELLKKGSLLPTSPRLVNESEMAVASGHLNSTGVLLEVGGVLPMIHGGEMQQTPSTVAASPAASGTPTLSRLLEAGPTQFTTPLASFTTVASEPPVKLVAPPVESVSQATIVMMPALPAPSSAPAVSTPESVAPVSQPDTCVPMEAVGDPHTVTVSMDSNEISMIINSIKEECFRSGVAEAPGGSKAPSIDGKEDLDLAEKMDIAVSYTGEELDFETVGDIIAIIEDKVDDHPEVLDVAAVEAALSFCEENDDPQSLPGPWEHSIQQERDKPVPLPAPEMTVKQERLDFEDTESKGIHELVDIREPGVEIKMEPAEPEQGISGAEMVSGVVPATNMEPPELRSQDLDEEPRSIATGEITEADVSSRKGDETPLTAVKTEASPESMLSPSHVVSNPIEDPLEAETQHKFEMSDSLKEESGTIFGSQIKDAPGEDEEEDGVSEAASLEEPKEEDQGEGYLSEMDNEPPVSESDDGFSIHNATLQSHTLADSIPSSPASSQFSVCSEDQEAIQAQKIWKKAIMLVWRAAANHRYANVFLQPVTDDIAPGYHSIVQRPMDLSTIKKNIENGLIRSTAEFQRDIMLMFQNAVMYNSSDHDVYHMAVEMQRDVLEQIQQFLATQLIMQTSESGISAKSLRGRDSTRKQDASEKDGGTRGRRCAIEADMKMKK; from the exons ATGGCGACGGGAACGGGCA AACATAAGCTGCTGAGTACTGGCCCTACAGAGCCATGGTCCATCCGAGAAAAGCTGTGTTTAGCGTCTTCTGTCATGAGGAGTGGCGATCAAAATTG GGTATCAGTTAGCAGAGCAATCAAGCCCTTTGCAGAACCTGGCCGCCCTCCAGACTGGTTCTCTCAAAAA CACTGTGCTTCCCAGTACTCAGAGCTTCTAGAGACCACTGAGACCCCAAA aCGGAAACGGGGTGAAAAGGGAGAAGTGGTAGAAACCGTTGAAGATGTCATTGTTCGGAAACTGACTGCTGAGCGAGTTGAGGAACTAAAGAAAGTGATAAAAGAAACCCAGGAAAAATATAG ACGACTGAAAAGAGATGCAGAACTAATTCAAGCTGGGCACATGGACAGCAGACTGGATGAACTTTGCAATGACATTGCGAT gaaaaagaaactgGAAGAAGAGGAGGCTGAAGTAAAGAGGAAGGCTACAGATGCAGCATATCAGG CCCGTCAAGCAGTAAAAACACCCCCTCGGAGGCTACCTACTGTGATGGTCCGCTCTCCTATAGATTCTGCCTCCCCTGGAGGTGATTATCCACTTGGGGACTTGtctgcaaccactatggaagaggCCGCCTCTGGG GTAACCCCTGGGACTTTGCCGAGTACCCCAGTCACCTCGTTTCCTGGAATTCCTGACACCCTTCCTCCAGGCTCTGCACCCTTAGAAGCCCCCATGACCCCAGTAACAGATGATTCACCCCAGAAAAAGATGCTTGGACAGAAAGCAActccacccccttcccctctgcTGTCAGAGCTCTTGAAGAAGGGCAGCCTCCTGCCTACTAGCCCCAGACTG GTCAATGAGAGTGAAATGGCTGTGGCTTCTGGCCACCTGAACAGTACAGGTGTCCTCTTGGAGGTAGGCGGGGTCCTTCCCATGATACATGGTGGGGAGATGCAGCAAACACCCAGCACTGTTGCAGCCTCCCCTGCTGCCTCAG GTACTCCCACTCTTTCCCGGCTTTTAGAAGCTGGTCCTACACAGTTCACCACACCTCTTGCTTCCTTCACTACTGTTGCCAGTGAACCTCCAGTTAAACTTGTGGCACCCCCTGTAGAATCTGTATCCCAGGCTACCATTGTCATGATGCCTGCGCTGCCAGCACCATCCTCTGCTCCGGCTGTCTCCACTCCTGAGAGTGTAGCTCCAG TGAGTCAGCCTGACACCTGTGTTCCCATGGAGGCTGTGGGGGATCCACATACTGTGACTGTTTCCATGGATAGCAATGAAATCTCCATGATCATCAATTCTATCAAAGAAGAGTGTTTCCGATCAGGGGTAGCAGAGGCCCCCGGAGGATCAAAGGCCCCCAGCATTGATGGGAAGGAAGATTTAGATCTGGCTGAGAAGATGGATATTGCAGTGTCTTACACAGGTGAAGAGCTGGATTTTGAAACTGTTGGGGACATCATTGCCATCATCGAGGACAAG GTAGATGATCATCCCGAAGTGCTGGATGTGGCCGCAGTGGAAGCAGCACTGTCATTCTGTGAAGAGAATGATGATCCCCAGTCACTCCCTGGCCCCTGGGAGCACTCTATCCAGCAGGAACGGGATAAGCCAGTACCTCTCCCTGCACCAGAGATGACAGTCAAGCAAGAGAGGCTGGACTTTGAAGacacagaaagcaaaggaatCCATGAACTGGTGGACATCAGGGAGCCTGGTGTTGAGATCAAAATGGAACCTGCAGAACCAGAGCAAGGCATTTCAGGGGCTGAAATGGTATCTGGAGTTGTTCCAGCCACAAATATGGAGCCACCAGAACTCAGGAGTCAGGACTTAGACGAGGAACCCAGAAGTATAGCAACTGGAGAAATTACTGAAGCAGATGTTTCCAGTAGGAAAGGTGATGAGACTCCGCTTACAGCAGTGAAGACAGAG GCATCCCCTGAAAGCATGTTGTCTCCATCACATGTTGTCTCAAATCCCATTGAAGATCCTTTAGAGGCAGAGACTCAGCACAAGTTTGAAATGtcag ACTCATTGAAAGAAGAATCAGGGACTATTTTTGGAAGCCAGATAAAG GATGCCCCAGGTGAGGATGAGGAGGAAGATGGAGTCAGTGAAGCGGCAAGCCTAGAGGAGCCTAAGGAAGAAGATCAAGGAGAAGGCTATTTGTCAGAAATGGATAACGAACCCCCTGTGAGTGAGAGTGACGATGGCTTTAGCATTCACAATGCTACGCTACAGTCCCACACACTGGCAGACTCCATCCCCAGCAGCCCTGCTTCTTCACAGTT CTCTGTCTGTAGTGAGGATCAGGAAGCTATTCAGGCACAGAAAATCTGGAAGAAAGCCATCATGCTTGTATGGAGAGCTGCAGCTAATCATAG GTATGCCAATGTCTTCCTCCAGCCTGTTACAGATGACATAGCACCTGGCTACCACAGCATTGTACAGAG GCCTATGGATTTGTCAACTattaagaaaaacattgaaaatgGACTGATCCGCAGCACAGCTGAATTTCAGCGTGACATTATGCTGATGTTCCAGAATGCTGTGATGTATAATAGCTCAGACCACGATGTCTACCATATGGCAGTAGAAATGCAGCGAGATGTTTTGGAGCAGATCCAG CAATTCCTGGCCACACAGTTGATTATGCAAACCTCTGAGTCTGGGATCAGTGCTAAAAGTCTTCGAGGCAGAGATTCTACCCGCAAACAGGATGCTTCAGAGAAG GATGGGGGAACCAGGGGGCGCCGCTGTGCCATTGAAGCTGATATGAAGATGAAAAAGTGA